The Kitasatospora sp. NBC_00374 genome has a segment encoding these proteins:
- a CDS encoding geranylgeranyl reductase family protein, with protein sequence MPAVTTDTAADLTKPDNPVESTADVIVVGAGPAGSTTAYYLAQAGLDVLLLEKTEFPREKVCGDGLTPRATKQLVDMGIDVSTENGWLHNKGLRIIGGGVRLELDWPELAAFPDYGLVRKRADFDELLARQAQKAGARLYERCNVTGPVLDERTGRITGVTAKVGEEKRAVVFKAPLVVAADGNSTRLSVAMGLHRMEDRPMGVAYRTYFTSPRHDDDYLESWLELRDPRKKDELLPGYGWIFGMGDGTSNVGLGILNSSPAFGNLNWPEVLTTWCSGMPEEWGYTPENMTEKIRGAALPMAFNRQPHYTRGLLLVGDAGGMVNPFNGEGIAYAMESGQIAAGVIVQASARITEAGRERVLHSYPKVLKEVYGGYYTLGRAFVKLLGSPKVMKLATERGLTHPLLMKFTLKLLANLTDPRGGDAMDRLINGLTKVAPNA encoded by the coding sequence GTGCCAGCCGTGACCACCGACACCGCAGCCGATCTGACGAAGCCGGACAACCCCGTGGAGAGCACGGCGGACGTCATCGTGGTCGGCGCCGGTCCGGCGGGGTCGACCACCGCGTACTACCTGGCCCAGGCCGGGCTGGACGTGCTGCTGCTGGAGAAGACCGAGTTCCCGCGCGAGAAGGTCTGCGGGGACGGGCTCACCCCGCGCGCCACCAAACAGCTGGTCGACATGGGGATCGACGTCTCCACCGAGAACGGCTGGCTGCACAACAAGGGCCTGCGGATCATCGGCGGCGGCGTCCGGCTGGAGCTGGACTGGCCCGAGCTGGCCGCCTTCCCCGACTACGGTCTGGTCCGCAAGCGGGCCGACTTCGACGAGCTGCTGGCCCGTCAGGCCCAGAAGGCCGGTGCCCGGCTGTACGAGCGGTGCAACGTCACCGGCCCGGTGCTGGACGAGCGCACCGGCCGGATCACCGGCGTCACCGCCAAGGTCGGCGAGGAGAAGCGGGCGGTCGTCTTCAAGGCCCCGCTGGTGGTCGCCGCCGACGGCAACTCCACCCGGCTCTCGGTCGCCATGGGCCTGCACCGGATGGAGGACCGCCCGATGGGCGTCGCCTACCGGACGTACTTCACCTCGCCCCGGCACGACGACGACTACCTGGAGTCCTGGCTGGAGCTGCGCGACCCGCGCAAGAAGGACGAGCTGCTGCCCGGCTACGGCTGGATCTTCGGCATGGGCGACGGCACCTCCAACGTCGGCCTCGGCATCCTCAACTCCTCGCCCGCCTTCGGGAACCTCAACTGGCCCGAGGTGCTCACCACCTGGTGCTCCGGGATGCCCGAGGAGTGGGGCTACACCCCCGAGAACATGACCGAGAAGATCCGCGGCGCCGCGCTGCCGATGGCCTTCAACCGTCAGCCGCACTACACCCGCGGCCTGCTGCTGGTCGGCGACGCCGGCGGCATGGTCAACCCCTTCAACGGCGAGGGCATCGCGTACGCGATGGAGTCCGGCCAGATCGCGGCCGGCGTCATCGTCCAGGCCTCCGCCCGGATCACCGAGGCCGGACGCGAGCGCGTCCTGCACAGCTACCCCAAGGTCCTCAAGGAGGTCTACGGCGGCTACTACACGCTCGGCCGGGCCTTCGTGAAGCTCCTCGGCAGCCCCAAGGTCATGAAGCTCGCCACCGAACGCGGCCTGACCCACCCGCTCCTGATGAAGTTCACCCTCAAGCTGCTCGCCAACCTGACCGACCCCCGGGGCGGCGACGCGATGGACCGCCTGATCAACGGGCTGACGAAGGTCGCACCCAACGCGTAG
- a CDS encoding GNAT family N-acetyltransferase, whose amino-acid sequence MNSDLPDGYEISTDPARLDAALIHVWLSSDAYWALGRPREKQDLAIANSLNFGVYDSVSGDQLGYARVVTDRATFGWLCDVYIAPAARGKGLGTALAAAVRDRLAGYGLRRILLATADAHEVYAKVGFEPLTTPEKWMALGAQ is encoded by the coding sequence ATGAACAGTGACCTGCCGGACGGCTACGAGATCTCCACCGACCCGGCGCGGCTCGATGCCGCGCTGATCCACGTGTGGCTGTCCTCGGACGCCTACTGGGCGCTCGGCCGGCCCCGGGAGAAGCAGGACCTGGCGATCGCCAACTCGCTCAACTTCGGGGTCTACGACAGCGTGTCCGGAGACCAGCTCGGCTATGCCCGGGTGGTCACCGACCGGGCCACCTTCGGCTGGCTGTGCGACGTCTACATCGCCCCCGCGGCCCGAGGCAAGGGCCTGGGCACGGCCCTGGCCGCCGCGGTCCGGGACCGCCTCGCCGGCTACGGATTGCGCCGCATCCTGCTGGCCACCGCCGACGCCCACGAGGTCTACGCGAAGGTCGGGTTCGAGCCGCTGACCACGCCGGAGAAGTGGATGGCACTCGGCGCCCAGTAG
- a CDS encoding GNAT family N-acetyltransferase, with protein sequence MAYVRQRSLGTLPAERLDLVPLRVDHAEEMAAVLADPALHTYTGGAPDSPEELRARYRRLAAGSPEPETTWHNWVIHLREDGCLAGYVQATVTGRTAELAWVVGTPWQGRGIATEAVRAAAVHLTAGQVDTLVAHIHPDHHASAAVATALGLTPTDLWYDGERRWQS encoded by the coding sequence ATGGCGTACGTCAGGCAGCGCTCGCTCGGCACCCTCCCGGCCGAGCGGCTCGACCTGGTCCCCCTTCGGGTGGACCACGCCGAGGAGATGGCCGCCGTCCTCGCCGACCCGGCCCTGCACACCTACACAGGCGGCGCCCCCGACTCACCCGAGGAACTGCGCGCCCGCTACCGCCGGCTGGCCGCCGGCTCCCCCGAGCCCGAGACCACCTGGCACAACTGGGTCATCCACCTGCGCGAGGACGGCTGCCTGGCCGGCTACGTCCAGGCCACCGTCACCGGCCGGACCGCCGAACTCGCCTGGGTCGTCGGCACCCCCTGGCAGGGCCGCGGCATCGCCACCGAGGCCGTCCGCGCCGCCGCCGTGCACCTGACGGCAGGCCAGGTCGACACCCTGGTCGCCCACATCCACCCCGACCACCACGCCTCGGCGGCCGTCGCCACCGCCCTCGGCCTCACCCCCACCGACCTCTGGTACGACGGCGAACGCCGCTGGCAGTCCTGA
- a CDS encoding peptidylprolyl isomerase produces the protein MRRKHWALLLTATTVPLALATTAGSAAAAPALQVGCSYTPAVPADNFKGIPVFDAAKAAKPYKATLKTRQGDITFKALTDKAPCTTFSFRFLAEHDYFDGSHCHRLTTQRIFVLQCGDPTGTGSGGPGYSFPDENLTGATYPAGTVAMANAGPNTNGSQFFFVWKDTKLSPAYTPFGQVTGGLDVLQKIAAAGEDDQNGPGDGYPAVRTDIRNVKIAKG, from the coding sequence ATGAGGCGCAAGCACTGGGCCCTGCTCCTGACCGCCACCACCGTCCCGCTCGCCCTGGCCACCACCGCGGGATCCGCCGCGGCCGCCCCGGCGCTCCAGGTGGGTTGCAGCTACACACCGGCCGTCCCCGCCGACAACTTCAAGGGCATCCCGGTCTTCGACGCCGCCAAGGCCGCCAAGCCGTACAAGGCCACGCTGAAGACCAGGCAGGGCGACATCACCTTCAAGGCGCTGACCGACAAGGCCCCGTGCACCACCTTCTCGTTCCGCTTCCTCGCCGAACACGACTACTTCGACGGGAGCCACTGCCACCGCCTCACCACCCAGCGGATCTTCGTGCTCCAGTGCGGCGACCCGACCGGCACCGGCAGCGGCGGCCCGGGGTACTCCTTCCCGGACGAGAACCTGACCGGCGCGACCTACCCGGCCGGCACCGTGGCGATGGCCAACGCCGGGCCGAACACCAACGGCAGCCAGTTCTTCTTCGTCTGGAAGGACACCAAACTCTCCCCCGCCTACACCCCGTTCGGGCAGGTCACCGGCGGCCTGGACGTGCTGCAGAAGATCGCGGCGGCCGGCGAGGACGACCAGAACGGCCCCGGCGACGGCTACCCGGCGGTCAGGACCGACATCCGCAACGTGAAGATCGCCAAGGGCTGA
- a CDS encoding DUF2278 family protein, with protein sequence MPLPLYGVAIGTFHDFTRDPQHEYGEWYHGHLSLNTPAGIREAALDVDSPSGVGVGYRLVTGLTGADIVTVRALPDGFHPLASAPEAGALDYQRSPLLQDPGWLPPLRRLVEGLVGVLLRPAVGAPVYGPNLADRLAALLACLKVKVHPWVASDGDNALDVLEPRLRSASRIYVFGQRFGDGLGVHDVHLNQGDPYGSQWWDTDGIWQDGAVLCEQPNGRVTVWQIKFNTQRLPTDAQGHPV encoded by the coding sequence ATGCCTCTGCCCCTGTACGGCGTCGCCATCGGCACCTTCCACGACTTCACCCGAGACCCGCAGCACGAGTACGGCGAGTGGTACCACGGCCACCTGTCCCTGAACACTCCGGCCGGGATCCGCGAAGCGGCCCTGGACGTCGACTCGCCGAGCGGCGTGGGCGTGGGATACCGCCTGGTCACCGGACTGACCGGGGCGGACATCGTGACCGTCCGCGCCCTGCCGGACGGTTTCCACCCGCTGGCGTCGGCGCCCGAGGCGGGCGCGCTCGACTACCAGCGAAGCCCGCTGCTCCAGGATCCGGGCTGGCTGCCGCCCCTGCGCAGGCTGGTCGAAGGACTGGTCGGGGTGCTCCTGCGCCCGGCGGTCGGCGCGCCGGTGTACGGCCCCAACCTGGCGGACCGGCTGGCCGCACTGCTCGCCTGCCTCAAGGTGAAGGTCCACCCCTGGGTGGCCAGCGACGGTGACAACGCCCTCGACGTCCTGGAGCCGCGGCTGCGCTCGGCGAGCCGGATCTACGTCTTCGGGCAGCGCTTCGGCGACGGCCTCGGCGTGCACGACGTCCACCTCAACCAGGGGGATCCGTACGGCAGTCAGTGGTGGGACACGGACGGGATCTGGCAGGACGGAGCCGTGCTCTGCGAGCAGCCGAACGGCCGGGTGACGGTCTGGCAGATCAAGTTCAACACCCAGCGGCTGCCGACGGACGCCCAGGGGCATCCGGTCTGA
- a CDS encoding DMT family transporter: MSRTLRDLPVLGVAVVWGSSFLVVKHLAEPDTVVAMLVLRFGLVLPVLAVFAWRALRALTVREWLGGAVLGAVLSAIFLLETYGAVHTSATNAGLVISLTMVFTPLAESAVRRTALPRAFLAAAGLSVLGVALLTGDGGLRAPSAGDLLVLGAAVVRTVHVLAMSRTRALKGTDSLALTWVQLATATAVFALVAPFAGPSPLTLAGTFGPARWGFLLYLSLLCTLFAFFVQMWAVRATSPSRVSLLLGTEPLWAAVFGIAVGGDRPGLLALAGGVCVLAGTEWGRRAVPPAEGAVAGPRERAAAADRPVSAAAKAGSGG; this comes from the coding sequence ATGAGCCGTACCCTGCGTGATCTGCCCGTCCTCGGCGTGGCCGTGGTCTGGGGTTCCAGCTTCCTGGTGGTCAAGCACCTCGCCGAGCCCGACACCGTGGTCGCGATGCTGGTGCTGCGCTTCGGCCTGGTGCTCCCGGTGCTCGCGGTGTTCGCCTGGCGGGCGCTGCGGGCGCTGACCGTCCGGGAGTGGCTGGGCGGGGCGGTCCTCGGTGCCGTGCTGAGTGCGATCTTCCTGCTGGAGACGTACGGCGCCGTCCACACCTCGGCCACCAACGCGGGCCTGGTCATCAGCCTCACCATGGTCTTCACCCCGCTCGCCGAGAGCGCCGTGCGCCGCACCGCCCTGCCCCGGGCGTTCCTGGCCGCGGCCGGGCTCTCGGTCCTGGGCGTCGCCCTGCTGACCGGCGACGGCGGCCTGCGCGCCCCCTCGGCCGGCGACCTGCTGGTGCTCGGCGCGGCGGTGGTCCGTACCGTGCACGTGCTCGCGATGTCGCGGACCCGGGCGCTGAAGGGCACCGACTCGCTCGCCCTGACCTGGGTCCAACTGGCCACCGCGACGGCGGTCTTCGCCCTGGTGGCGCCGTTCGCCGGCCCGTCCCCGCTGACTCTGGCGGGCACCTTCGGGCCGGCCCGGTGGGGCTTCCTGCTCTACCTGAGCCTGCTCTGCACGCTGTTCGCCTTCTTCGTGCAGATGTGGGCGGTCCGGGCCACCTCGCCGTCCCGGGTCAGCCTGCTGCTGGGCACCGAACCGCTCTGGGCCGCCGTCTTCGGCATCGCCGTCGGGGGCGACCGGCCGGGGCTGCTCGCGCTGGCCGGCGGGGTGTGCGTCCTGGCCGGCACCGAGTGGGGTCGACGGGCGGTGCCGCCGGCCGAGGGTGCCGTCGCCGGCCCTCGGGAGCGGGCCGCCGCGGCGGACCGGCCGGTGTCCGCGGCGGCCAAGGCGGGCAGCGGCGGGTAG
- a CDS encoding NADH-quinone oxidoreductase subunit A, translating into MNAYAPILVLGAIAAAFAVGSVTMASLTGPKRYNRAKLEAYECGIEPTPQPMGGGRFPIKYYLTAMLFIVFDIEIVFLYPWAVSFDALGIFGLVEMLLFIATVFVAYAYVWRRGGLEWD; encoded by the coding sequence ATGAATGCCTACGCGCCGATCCTCGTACTCGGTGCCATCGCGGCGGCGTTCGCGGTCGGCTCCGTCACGATGGCCTCACTGACCGGCCCCAAGCGGTACAACCGGGCCAAGTTGGAGGCGTACGAGTGCGGCATCGAGCCGACCCCGCAGCCGATGGGCGGCGGGCGGTTCCCGATCAAGTACTACCTGACGGCGATGCTCTTCATCGTCTTCGACATCGAGATCGTCTTCCTCTATCCGTGGGCGGTCAGCTTCGACGCCCTGGGGATCTTCGGGCTGGTCGAGATGCTGCTCTTCATCGCCACCGTCTTCGTCGCCTACGCCTACGTGTGGCGTCGCGGCGGTCTGGAGTGGGACTGA
- a CDS encoding NADH-quinone oxidoreductase subunit B family protein: MGIEEKLPSGFLLTSVETAAGWVRKASLFPATFGLACCAIEMMTTGAGRYDLARFGMEVFRGSPRQADLMIVAGRVSQKMAPVLRQVYDQMPNPKWVISMGVCASSGGMFNNYAIVQGVDHIVPVDIYLPGCPPRPEMLLDAIIKLHDKIQHEKLGVNKRRAEEEAEEFALQATPLSEMRGLLR, translated from the coding sequence ATGGGAATCGAGGAGAAGCTGCCGAGCGGCTTTCTGCTCACCAGCGTGGAGACCGCCGCCGGGTGGGTACGGAAGGCGTCGCTCTTCCCCGCCACCTTCGGGCTCGCCTGCTGCGCGATCGAGATGATGACCACCGGAGCGGGCCGCTACGACCTGGCCCGCTTCGGCATGGAGGTCTTCCGCGGCTCCCCGCGCCAGGCCGATCTGATGATCGTGGCGGGTCGGGTGAGCCAGAAGATGGCCCCGGTGCTGCGCCAGGTGTACGACCAGATGCCGAACCCCAAGTGGGTCATCTCGATGGGTGTCTGCGCATCCTCCGGCGGCATGTTCAACAACTACGCGATCGTGCAGGGCGTCGACCACATCGTCCCCGTGGACATCTACCTGCCGGGCTGTCCGCCCCGCCCCGAGATGCTGCTGGACGCGATCATCAAGCTGCACGACAAGATCCAGCACGAGAAGCTCGGGGTCAACAAGCGCCGGGCCGAGGAGGAGGCGGAGGAGTTCGCCCTCCAGGCCACCCCGCTCAGCGAGATGCGGGGGCTGCTGCGATGA
- a CDS encoding NADH-quinone oxidoreductase subunit C, producing MSDSDIPAVRKEPHHTELPVEVVGRREGMFGAKGTGDTSGFGGLTAPIALPPASVRPYGHGFDEVADELEGALEEQGLDPADVIEKTVVDRGELTFHISREHLLGTVRTLRDDPALRFELCLGVSGVHYPNDRGRELHAVYHLRSITHGRLLRLEVTAPDADPRIPSVVSVYPTNDWHERETYDFFGLVFEGHPALTRIMMPDDWLGHPQRKDYPLGGIPVEYKGAQIPAPDQRRSYS from the coding sequence ATGAGCGACAGCGACATCCCCGCCGTCCGCAAGGAGCCGCACCACACCGAGCTGCCGGTCGAGGTGGTCGGGCGCCGTGAGGGCATGTTCGGCGCCAAGGGCACCGGCGACACCTCCGGCTTCGGCGGCCTCACCGCGCCGATCGCGCTGCCCCCCGCGAGCGTCCGCCCGTACGGCCACGGCTTCGACGAGGTGGCCGACGAGCTGGAGGGCGCGCTGGAGGAGCAGGGGCTCGACCCGGCCGACGTGATCGAGAAGACCGTGGTGGACCGGGGTGAACTCACCTTCCACATCAGCCGCGAGCACCTGCTCGGGACCGTCCGCACGCTGCGCGACGACCCGGCGCTGCGCTTCGAGCTCTGCCTCGGCGTGAGCGGCGTGCACTACCCGAACGACCGGGGCCGCGAGCTGCACGCGGTCTACCACCTGCGCTCGATCACCCACGGCCGGCTGCTGCGGCTGGAGGTCACCGCGCCGGACGCCGACCCGAGGATCCCGTCCGTGGTCAGCGTCTACCCGACCAACGACTGGCACGAGCGCGAGACCTACGACTTCTTCGGCCTGGTCTTCGAGGGCCACCCCGCGCTCACCCGGATCATGATGCCGGACGACTGGCTGGGCCACCCGCAGCGCAAGGACTACCCGCTCGGCGGCATCCCCGTCGAGTACAAGGGCGCCCAGATCCCGGCGCCCGACCAGCGGAGGTCGTACAGCTGA
- a CDS encoding NADH-quinone oxidoreductase subunit D: MTTHYEAGARETTEGRVFTVTGGDWGEVVEAIARADDERIIVNMGPQHPSTHGVLRLILEIDGETVTEARCGIGYLHTGIEKNMEFRNWVQGTTFVTRMDYLTPLFNETAYCLAVEKLLGVTDQIPDRATVIRVLMMELNRISSHLVALATGGMEIGSTTLMIYGFRDREVILDIFELVTGLRMNHAYVRPGGLAQDLPPGAVDQVREGIKLLRSRMHEYDKLATDNPVFKARLVDVGHLDLAGCLALGATGPILRATGLPHDLRKSDPYCGYEDYDFDVAVADTADSYGRFLIRLEEMRQSLRIAEQCLDRLKPGPVMVADKKIAWPAQLAVGPDGLGNSLDHIRKIMGTSMEALIHHFKLVTEGFRVPVGQAYTAVESPKGELGVHVVSDGGTRPYRVHFRDPSFTNLQTMAAMCEGGQVADVIVAVAGIDPVMGGVDR, encoded by the coding sequence ATGACCACTCACTACGAAGCAGGTGCGCGCGAGACCACCGAGGGACGGGTCTTCACCGTCACCGGTGGCGACTGGGGCGAGGTGGTCGAGGCCATCGCCCGCGCGGACGACGAGCGGATCATCGTCAACATGGGCCCCCAGCACCCGTCCACCCACGGCGTGCTGCGGCTGATCCTGGAGATCGACGGCGAGACGGTGACCGAGGCCCGCTGCGGCATCGGCTACCTGCACACCGGCATCGAGAAGAACATGGAGTTCCGCAACTGGGTCCAGGGCACCACCTTCGTGACCCGGATGGACTACCTCACTCCGCTGTTCAACGAGACCGCGTACTGCCTGGCCGTCGAGAAGCTGCTCGGTGTGACCGACCAGATCCCGGACCGGGCGACCGTGATCCGGGTCCTGATGATGGAGCTCAACCGGATCTCCTCGCACCTGGTGGCGCTGGCCACCGGCGGTATGGAGATCGGCTCCACCACGCTGATGATCTACGGCTTCCGGGACCGCGAGGTCATCCTCGACATCTTCGAACTGGTCACCGGCCTGCGGATGAACCACGCCTACGTCCGCCCCGGCGGCCTGGCCCAGGACCTCCCGCCCGGTGCCGTCGACCAGGTCCGCGAGGGCATCAAGCTGCTCCGCTCGCGGATGCACGAGTACGACAAGCTGGCCACCGACAACCCGGTCTTCAAGGCCCGGCTGGTCGACGTCGGCCACCTGGACCTGGCCGGCTGCCTGGCACTCGGCGCCACCGGCCCGATCCTGCGGGCCACCGGCCTGCCGCACGACCTGCGCAAGTCCGACCCGTACTGCGGCTACGAGGACTACGACTTCGACGTGGCCGTCGCCGACACCGCCGACTCCTACGGGCGGTTCCTGATCCGCCTGGAGGAGATGCGGCAGTCGCTGCGGATCGCCGAGCAGTGCCTGGACCGGCTGAAGCCCGGCCCGGTGATGGTGGCCGACAAGAAGATCGCCTGGCCGGCCCAACTGGCCGTCGGCCCGGACGGCCTGGGCAACTCGCTCGACCACATCCGCAAGATCATGGGCACCTCGATGGAGGCCCTGATCCACCACTTCAAGCTGGTCACCGAGGGCTTCCGGGTCCCGGTCGGCCAGGCGTACACGGCGGTCGAGTCGCCCAAGGGGGAGCTCGGGGTGCACGTGGTCAGCGACGGCGGGACCCGGCCGTACCGGGTCCACTTCCGCGACCCGTCGTTCACCAACCTGCAGACGATGGCGGCGATGTGCGAGGGCGGCCAGGTCGCCGACGTGATCGTCGCGGTGGCCGGGATCGACCCGGTGATGGGAGGCGTGGACCGGTGA
- the nuoE gene encoding NADH-quinone oxidoreductase subunit NuoE, protein MTNVELGLPALPAKPYPAEVHERLAADARELIGRYPVARSALLPLLHLVQAEEGFVSPTGIRFCAEQLELTTAEVTAVATFYTMYRRKPAGTYHVGVCTNTLCAVLGGDQIFAELQDHLGIKNNETTDDGEISIEHIECNAACDYAPVVMVNWEFYDNQTPESARKLVDDLRAGHDPAPTRGARLCSFKETSRILAGFPDERPGAVDASGAGGAPSLAGLRLAKGEALPGTPGTKVVAPRHEGTEA, encoded by the coding sequence GTGACCAACGTAGAACTCGGTCTGCCGGCACTGCCGGCCAAGCCGTACCCGGCCGAGGTGCACGAGCGCCTCGCCGCGGACGCCCGCGAGCTGATCGGCCGCTACCCGGTGGCCCGCTCCGCGCTGCTGCCGCTGCTGCACCTGGTGCAGGCCGAGGAGGGCTTCGTCAGCCCGACCGGAATCCGCTTCTGCGCCGAGCAGCTGGAGCTCACCACCGCCGAGGTGACCGCGGTCGCGACCTTCTACACCATGTACCGGCGCAAGCCCGCCGGCACGTACCACGTCGGCGTCTGCACCAACACGCTCTGCGCGGTGCTCGGCGGCGACCAGATCTTCGCCGAACTCCAGGACCACCTGGGAATCAAGAACAACGAGACCACCGACGACGGCGAGATCTCGATCGAGCACATCGAGTGCAACGCGGCCTGCGACTACGCCCCGGTGGTGATGGTCAACTGGGAGTTCTACGACAACCAGACGCCGGAGAGCGCCAGGAAGCTGGTCGACGACCTGCGGGCCGGCCACGACCCGGCGCCCACCCGCGGCGCCCGGCTCTGCTCCTTCAAGGAGACCTCCCGGATCCTGGCCGGCTTCCCCGACGAGCGCCCCGGCGCCGTGGACGCCTCCGGGGCCGGCGGCGCCCCCTCGCTGGCCGGGCTGCGGCTGGCCAAGGGCGAGGCCCTGCCCGGCACCCCGGGCACCAAGGTGGTTGCACCCCGGCACGAAGGGACGGAAGCGTGA
- the nuoF gene encoding NADH-quinone oxidoreductase subunit NuoF — protein sequence MTSAEPAEKLLSPVLSASWDDTRPWTLDTYRRHEGYQGLRAALEMPPDDVIALVKDSGLRGRGGAGFPTGMKWQFIPQNDGKPHYLVVNADESEPGTCKDIPLLFANPHSLIEGMIIASYAIRCDHAFIYLRGEVVPVLRRLHAAVAEAYEAGYLGKDILGSGIDLDITVHAGAGAYICGEETALLDSLEGRRGQPRLRPPFPAIAGLYACPTVVNNVESIASVPPILARGKDWFKSLGTEKSPGFTLYSLSGHVTNPGQYEAPLGVTLRQLLDVSGGVRAGHRLKFWTPGGSSTPMFTDEHLDVPLDYEGVGAAGSMLGTKALQIFDETTCVVRAVTRWTEFYAHESCGKCTPCREGTYWLVQLLKRIEAGEGVDGDLEKLLDIADNINGKSFCALGDGAASPIVSSLQHFRAEYEQHLAERRCPFDPAAATVWADRSPAPESATEREVHA from the coding sequence ATGACCTCCGCAGAGCCGGCCGAGAAGCTCCTCTCACCGGTCCTCTCCGCCTCCTGGGACGACACCCGCCCCTGGACCCTGGACACCTACCGCCGCCACGAGGGCTACCAGGGCCTGCGGGCCGCCCTGGAGATGCCCCCGGACGACGTGATCGCCCTGGTCAAGGACTCCGGCCTGCGCGGCCGCGGCGGCGCCGGCTTCCCGACGGGCATGAAGTGGCAGTTCATCCCGCAGAACGACGGCAAGCCGCACTACCTGGTGGTCAACGCCGACGAGTCCGAGCCGGGCACCTGCAAGGACATCCCGCTGCTCTTCGCCAACCCGCACAGCCTGATCGAAGGCATGATCATCGCGTCCTACGCGATCCGCTGCGACCACGCCTTCATCTACCTGCGCGGCGAGGTCGTCCCGGTGCTGCGCCGGCTGCACGCGGCCGTCGCCGAGGCCTACGAGGCCGGCTACCTCGGCAAGGACATCCTCGGCTCCGGCATCGACCTCGACATCACCGTGCACGCGGGCGCCGGGGCGTACATCTGCGGCGAGGAGACGGCGCTGCTGGACTCCCTGGAGGGCCGCCGCGGCCAACCCCGGCTGCGCCCGCCGTTCCCGGCCATCGCCGGCCTGTACGCCTGCCCCACGGTGGTCAACAACGTCGAGTCGATCGCCTCGGTGCCGCCGATCCTGGCCCGCGGCAAGGACTGGTTCAAGTCGCTGGGCACGGAGAAGTCCCCCGGCTTCACCCTCTACTCGCTGTCCGGGCACGTCACCAACCCCGGCCAGTACGAGGCACCGCTGGGCGTGACCCTGCGGCAGCTGCTGGACGTCAGCGGCGGAGTCAGGGCCGGCCACCGGCTCAAGTTCTGGACCCCGGGCGGCTCCTCCACCCCGATGTTCACCGACGAGCACCTCGACGTCCCGCTCGACTACGAGGGCGTCGGCGCGGCCGGCTCGATGCTCGGCACCAAGGCGCTGCAGATCTTCGACGAGACGACCTGCGTGGTCCGGGCCGTCACCCGGTGGACCGAGTTCTACGCCCACGAGTCCTGCGGCAAGTGCACCCCCTGCCGCGAGGGCACCTACTGGCTGGTCCAGCTGCTCAAGCGGATCGAGGCCGGCGAGGGCGTCGACGGCGACCTGGAGAAGCTGCTGGACATCGCCGACAACATCAACGGCAAGTCCTTCTGCGCGCTGGGCGACGGCGCCGCCAGCCCGATCGTCTCCTCGCTGCAGCACTTCCGCGCCGAGTACGAGCAGCACCTCGCCGAGCGCCGCTGCCCCTTCGACCCGGCCGCCGCCACGGTGTGGGCCGACCGGTCGCCCGCCCCCGAGTCCGCCACCGAGAGGGAGGTGCACGCGTGA